The sequence below is a genomic window from Flavobacterium sediminilitoris.
AGAAAATAATCGTAATTTGTTCAGAATAAAATAAACGTATTATCTAAATTTATTCAAAAACTCTTCTTTATACGTGTTTGAAACCTCAATTTCAGCTTCATCCTGTAAAGTAATAAAACCTCCTTTATTGTAAGATTTCACGAAACTAATATTAATAATATGCGATTTATGAACCCTTATAAACGGTAAAGGTAAAATCTCAGAAAAATGTTTTAAAAACCGACAAACCATTTTTTTAGAACCATCTACTAAAAATAAATCGGTAAAATTTCCATTGCCCTTTAACCTAACAATGTCTTTCATCATCACCACTTCAAAACCCTCTAGTGTAGGTAAAATAACCTGCTGTTTTTCGTGTTTAGGCTCTTTGAAATTTTCTACAATTATTTTATTTCTATTTAGTAAATCATGATTCAATAATTGTTGTTGCACCTTGTTTACAGCAATAATTAATTCTTCAATACTTATAGGCTTTAGCAAATAATAAGCAGCACTTTGATTTAAAGCCTTTAAAGAATATTCTGAAAAAGCAGTTACGAAAATGGTTTCAAATTGCAAATCTTTACAAGCTTCTAAAACATCAAAAGCATTCCCAAAAGGCATTTCTACATCTAAAAAAACCAATTGAGGTTGAGTTTCATGTAACAAAGGAACAGCTTCCTTTATATTAGAAGCTTCGCCAATCACATCTATCTGAGGGCAATATTTTTTAAGATAATTCTTTAACACTTCCCTTGCAGCAGCTTCATCTTCTACAATTACACTTTTTATTTTTTGTATACCATTCATATTTTATCAAGTAAAGGAACTACTAGTTGCACAGTTGTGCCTGTTCTAGGCTTTTCTTTTTCCGTTATTTTAAATGTAACCTGCATTTTATACAATTCATTTAACAATTTTATACGTTCTAGAGTATTAGTCATTCCTCTAGATTGATGTACTTTTTGATTTGCTGTTTTTAAATTTTTACTTTGAGTTAAACCTATTCCATCATCATCAATAGTTATTAAAACGTCTTTTTGTTTTAATTCAAATTTTAAAACTAAATACCCTTTACCTTCTTTGTACCTTAGTCCGTGCCAAATAGCATTTTCAAGATGTGGTTGCAAAATCATATTAGGAATAAAAACAGTTTCACTATCTAGGTTTTCATCCACTATAACTTGGAATTCAAATTTATCTTGAAAACGAAGATGTTCCAAATCTAAATACTTTTTTAATTGCTCAATCTCGTTACTCAAACTTATAAAATCCTTATTAGAGTTTTCCATCATGTTACGCATTAAATTAGAATAAGAAGTCAAATATTTATTAGCTTCAAGCTCCTTGTTTTCCGAAATAAATTGGTTCACACTATTTAAGCTATTAAAAATAAAATGAGGATTCATCTCTCTACGTAACGACTGTAATGCTATTTTTTTATTCTTAGTTTTAATAGAATATAAGGCTTTTACGATTAAGGCGAGAAAAATGAAAAGTAATGCTAACGAACCTATTAAGAAGTAATTAAAGGTGTTTTTTTTAGAAATTAATTCATCTTTCAAAGCCTTTTCTTTTTCTAATTGTAGAATTTTCTTTTCCGAAATTTGAAAAACCTTATCATCAATTAGAGAACTATCAGAAGCTATAATTTTATCAAAATGGGTTAAAAAATCGTCATATAGTAAAAGACTTTCTTTGTCTTTCCCATTTAATTTGTAATACTCTAATAATAATTTCAAACTATTTTTTACTTCTTTAGAATTTCCTTTCTCACTAGCTAAAGCATAAGATTCCTTTAAAGAAGTAATGGCTTCATCAGGATTTTTAGCTTTAAAATAGATATCAGCTAATAGTTGTAATTGTTTTATTTCTGTTTCAAAATCATTATTTCTTTTAGCTTCTTCTAATACCTTTAGATTAATTTCTAACGCTTTATCAAATTGATTTTCATTAGAATAAACAGCAGCAATCTTATTCTTTATTTTTATCGCTTCAGGCTTATCTTCTATATAATCTAATGCAGTTGTATAGCTTTCAATTGCTTCTTCTGCTTCTGCATTTGATAAATTCACTTCGGCTTTTTGAACATAAGCCTTAGCTACTTCTTCATTAACATCCTCTTTATTAGATTCTTTTACAAATTTGTCTTTTGACTTTTCTTCTAATATTTGAATGTTAGAATTAATATAATCAGATTGCGCTCTAGGATTACTTTGATTTCGTAATCGATTAGCATCATTATAATTTAATTGTTGAGAAGTTTCATCATTAGCAATACGCCCAGCATTGTTGTAATTTTGAATGGCTGGAATAGTTTTATTTTGTTTTTCTTGTACTTGAGCAATAGAACGAGTTACCCTCATTTTATCGTCTACTTTTTTTAATTTAGAAAAACCATCTAGTGCTTTTTTATAAAATGCTTCCGCTTTAGCTAATTCTCCTCTTTTTTGATATACTAAAGCCAAATCTTCATAGTTTTTAGCTGTTTTGTATTCGTCATTTGCATCTATAGAGCGCTCTAATTTTTCTACCGATTTAGATAAAGAAACATTCATTTTTTTATTCTTGATAGTGTCTTGGGCCATTGTTGCCAAAGACAGTATAAGCATTATAAAAGTGATATATATGATTTTATTATTTCGCATTTCTATTCTCTAAATTATATAATGTAAAGATACTTTTTTTAAAATTCATTTTTCAATGTGTTTACCAAGTCAAAGATACCTTTCACCAAGTCTCCAAAAAAGGAGATAATTATCAAACTACATTTGAAATAAATAATCAAAAAAAACAGGAAATTATGAAAACTAAAATCTTTTACATCAGTACTCTATTAGCAACAACATTAACTTTTGGTAGTTGCAATAATTCAAAAGCAAACACTCTTGTTAATAATGAAACAATAATTGAAACAACAACCATTAAACGAACAACTGAAAATAAAATTCAAGTAGCAATACTTTTAGATACTTCAAATAGTATGGATGGTTTAATTGAACAAGCAAAATCAAGATTATGGAACATAGTGAACACTTTAACTACTTTAAAATATCAAGGGAAAGCACCCGAAATTGAAATTGGATTATATGAATACGGTAACGATGGTTTATCATCAGAAGCAAACTATATAAGACAAGTAGCACCTTTAACAACCGATTTAGATTTAATTTCCGAAAAACTATTTTCACTTCGTACAAATGGCGGAAGTGAGTATTGTGGTGCTGTAATTCAAGATGCGGTAACCAAATTAACATGGAAAGACGGAAACAAAAACATGAAGTTAGTTTATATTGCAGGTAATGAACCTTTCAATCAAGGAAGTATTAATTATAAAGAAGTTATAAAAGAAGCCTTAAAAAAAGAGATTTATGTAAATACAATCTTTTGTGGTAATAAACAAGAAGGAATTAGTACACTTTGGCAAGATGGTGCAATAACAGGTAATGGAAAATATTTTAATATAGATTCAAACCAACGTGTGCAATATATTAACACACCTTATGATGATCAAATAACACAATACAATCAGAAAATTAATGAAACTTATGTAAGTTACGGTAGAAGAGGAGCTGATAAAAAAAGAAACCAAGCTATGCAAGATGCTAATGCAGAAAGTGTATCAAAAGCAAATTATGTAGAACGCTCTGTGAGTAAATCTAAAACAGTATATAAAAATGATAGTTGGGATTTGGTAGACAAAATTAATGAAGATGAAAAAGCATTAGAAACAATTAAAAAAGAAGAATTACCTGCGGAATTAAAAGATAAAAATAAAACAGAAATCAAAGCCTATATTGCCCAAAAATCTGCTGAAAGAGAAAAAATACAAAAAGAGATAAGTACTTTAGCAAAGAAACGTCAAGAATACATTGACAATGAAATGAAAAAGCAAAAAACACAAGACGATTTAGGAAATGCTATTGCAACATCAATTATTGAATTAGGTAAAAACAAAGGATATAGTGTTGAAAAATAACAAGTATTCTATAATTTGTTTTCCAACTTTTATATAAAAAAATACTCTATAAATAAAATTGCACATTATGAAGAAAATAATATTAGGACTCACCCTATTAATAAGTGTTTCACTTTTTGCACAAAAACCTATTTTTACAACAGCAAAAGTAAAAGCAGCAACCGTTTATGTTAATAGTGCTGAATTATCACAAACAACTTCCGTTAGTTTGCCAAAAGGAACAAGTGAAATAGTAATTAAAAACGTAGCAGATTATTTAAACGAAAGCACAGTTCAAATTAAGGCACCAAAAAATACTACTGTTTTATCGGTTCAGTTTACTAAAAATTATATTTCAGAATATGAAATAGACGAAAGTAACCCCGCTATTAAAAAAGTAAGAGACAGTATCAATTTAGTTACCAAAGAAATAAACAAAGTGTATAATCAACGCACTTCTTATAATAAAACAATTGAATTACTCGATAAAAACCAGCAAGTTTCTGGAGCTAATTCAACCTTAAGTGTAACTGAATTAATGAAATTAGTCGATTATTATAATGCAAAGCGCACCGAATTAAGTAATCTAGTAAACACATATACTGAAAAAGAAAGCAAACTAAAAGAGAAATTGTCAAAACTAAATTCTAAACTTGAAATCAATACTAAAAATGAAGAAAAAACATCAAAAGGAAAATTAATTCTTCAAGTTATGAACGATTTTGCCGGAACGGTTGATTTAGATATTAATTATTTAACGCAAGGAGCATCTTGGCAACCGTTTTATGATTTAAGAGCAGAAAACATTAGCAGCCCTATTGATATGTTATACAAAGGACAAGTAACTCAAAACACAGGAATCGATTGGAAAAAAGTAAAACTTACCCTTTCTAGTGGAAACCCAAATCAGAGCAATATAGCACCTATTTTACAAGCTTGGTTTTTACGTTTTGGAAATCCAAATTATAGTTACAATAATAGAAACTTAAACGCTTCAATGAATGTAATACAATCAATGGATAAAAAATATAAGGCTGAAGCTGATGAGTTAAAAGAGTCCACCGTTTCAGATTATACAACCATTTCAGAAAATCAATTGAATATTTCTTTTGATATTGATGTTCCTTATGATATTTTATCTAATGGAAAAGCACATAGCGTTGCCTTAAAAGAGATAAAATTACCTGCTTCTTATAAATATTATGGAGTGCCAAAAATGGAAAAAGAAGCCTTTTTATTAGCAGAAATAAATGATTATTCTAAGTTCAATTTATTGCCAGGAGAAGCTAACATTATCTTTGAAGGAACCTATGTAGGTAAAACATTTATTAATCCAAACGAAACAGCCGACACCTTAAACTTAAGTATGGGACGCGATAAAAAGATTTCTATAAAACGCGAAAAAGTTGTAGATAAATCAGGGACAAAGTTCTTATCATCATATAAAGAACAAATATTTACGTATGATATCATAGTAAGAAACAATAAAAAGGAAAGTATTGATATGCTATTAAAAGATCAATACCCAATTAGTACTGATAAAGAAATCATCATTGAATTACTTGAAAAAGACAAAGCAAAAGTAAATGAAGAAACAGGTGTTTTAACTTGGAAAATCAATTTAAAATCTAATGAAACAAAGAAATTTAGGATAAGTTATAAAGTAAAATATCCAAAAGATAAAATAATCCAGAATT
It includes:
- a CDS encoding LytR/AlgR family response regulator transcription factor codes for the protein MNGIQKIKSVIVEDEAAAREVLKNYLKKYCPQIDVIGEASNIKEAVPLLHETQPQLVFLDVEMPFGNAFDVLEACKDLQFETIFVTAFSEYSLKALNQSAAYYLLKPISIEELIIAVNKVQQQLLNHDLLNRNKIIVENFKEPKHEKQQVILPTLEGFEVVMMKDIVRLKGNGNFTDLFLVDGSKKMVCRFLKHFSEILPLPFIRVHKSHIINISFVKSYNKGGFITLQDEAEIEVSNTYKEEFLNKFR
- a CDS encoding tetratricopeptide repeat-containing sensor histidine kinase; the protein is MRNNKIIYITFIMLILSLATMAQDTIKNKKMNVSLSKSVEKLERSIDANDEYKTAKNYEDLALVYQKRGELAKAEAFYKKALDGFSKLKKVDDKMRVTRSIAQVQEKQNKTIPAIQNYNNAGRIANDETSQQLNYNDANRLRNQSNPRAQSDYINSNIQILEEKSKDKFVKESNKEDVNEEVAKAYVQKAEVNLSNAEAEEAIESYTTALDYIEDKPEAIKIKNKIAAVYSNENQFDKALEINLKVLEEAKRNNDFETEIKQLQLLADIYFKAKNPDEAITSLKESYALASEKGNSKEVKNSLKLLLEYYKLNGKDKESLLLYDDFLTHFDKIIASDSSLIDDKVFQISEKKILQLEKEKALKDELISKKNTFNYFLIGSLALLFIFLALIVKALYSIKTKNKKIALQSLRREMNPHFIFNSLNSVNQFISENKELEANKYLTSYSNLMRNMMENSNKDFISLSNEIEQLKKYLDLEHLRFQDKFEFQVIVDENLDSETVFIPNMILQPHLENAIWHGLRYKEGKGYLVLKFELKQKDVLITIDDDGIGLTQSKNLKTANQKVHQSRGMTNTLERIKLLNELYKMQVTFKITEKEKPRTGTTVQLVVPLLDKI
- a CDS encoding vWA domain-containing protein codes for the protein MKTKIFYISTLLATTLTFGSCNNSKANTLVNNETIIETTTIKRTTENKIQVAILLDTSNSMDGLIEQAKSRLWNIVNTLTTLKYQGKAPEIEIGLYEYGNDGLSSEANYIRQVAPLTTDLDLISEKLFSLRTNGGSEYCGAVIQDAVTKLTWKDGNKNMKLVYIAGNEPFNQGSINYKEVIKEALKKEIYVNTIFCGNKQEGISTLWQDGAITGNGKYFNIDSNQRVQYINTPYDDQITQYNQKINETYVSYGRRGADKKRNQAMQDANAESVSKANYVERSVSKSKTVYKNDSWDLVDKINEDEKALETIKKEELPAELKDKNKTEIKAYIAQKSAEREKIQKEISTLAKKRQEYIDNEMKKQKTQDDLGNAIATSIIELGKNKGYSVEK
- a CDS encoding mucoidy inhibitor MuiA family protein, encoding MKKIILGLTLLISVSLFAQKPIFTTAKVKAATVYVNSAELSQTTSVSLPKGTSEIVIKNVADYLNESTVQIKAPKNTTVLSVQFTKNYISEYEIDESNPAIKKVRDSINLVTKEINKVYNQRTSYNKTIELLDKNQQVSGANSTLSVTELMKLVDYYNAKRTELSNLVNTYTEKESKLKEKLSKLNSKLEINTKNEEKTSKGKLILQVMNDFAGTVDLDINYLTQGASWQPFYDLRAENISSPIDMLYKGQVTQNTGIDWKKVKLTLSSGNPNQSNIAPILQAWFLRFGNPNYSYNNRNLNASMNVIQSMDKKYKAEADELKESTVSDYTTISENQLNISFDIDVPYDILSNGKAHSVALKEIKLPASYKYYGVPKMEKEAFLLAEINDYSKFNLLPGEANIIFEGTYVGKTFINPNETADTLNLSMGRDKKISIKREKVVDKSGTKFLSSYKEQIFTYDIIVRNNKKESIDMLLKDQYPISTDKEIIIELLEKDKAKVNEETGVLTWKINLKSNETKKFRISYKVKYPKDKIIQNL